The proteins below are encoded in one region of Festucalex cinctus isolate MCC-2025b chromosome 2, RoL_Fcin_1.0, whole genome shotgun sequence:
- the LOC144013656 gene encoding POU domain, class 6, transcription factor 1-like isoform X2 gives MSGHETIRVLEVEVDSSLSSSVPEGKKSQGKTEEGGAQPEGNNPRDDHAGPQNAGGVVAGKQQVASGAAPPPAVQTLSPTVPVSVSLQQPPAATLPVTVQGCPQVLSQESLATLMTGMLAQTGSLSQPLLIPISMAGSIGGQGGLAVLTLPTTNVATLSGLAAAATQPTNLLKLPFAGLQAATVLNSVQPQLQPPASSIQPVQTALQQPCSGLTSPSTPAAIISAAQEAVAQATPAAIMAAQSNISVAALQTAGLSINPALINAASLGAQTQFLSSLTSSPIITNAMSNMAGITSQILTTTQGQVIGTLPLLVNPASLAAGAATPTLPLQGLQLQTVTPQLLLNTQGQIFAAVGNGATAVAAPAAVLPKAAVPPTTSKPTSQASATAAAQLPVVIAPQPSVLKSTTSPSSSLPITCGDMAKVGQLVSKPHQAATSEEGINLEEIREFAKNFKIRRLSLGLTQTQVGQALTATEGPAYSQSAICRFEKLDITPKSAQKLKPVLEKWLAEAEHWNQKGQQNLMEFVGGEPSKKRKRRTSFTPQAIEVLNSYFEKNSLPTGQEITEIAKELNYDREVVRVWFCNRRQTLKNTSKINIFQVQ, from the exons AAACAGAGGAGGGAGGAGCTCAACCTGAGGGTAACAACCCACGTGACGACCATGCTGGACCCCAGAACGCTGGGGGAGTTG TGGCTGGCAAGCAGCAAGTGGCATCAGGAGCGGCGCCACCCCCCGCCGTCCAAACCCTCAGTCCAACTGTGCCCGTCAGTGTCTCCTTGCAGCAGCCTCCCGCGGCCACTTTGCCCGTTACCGTGCAAGGTTGTCCGCAG GTTCTGTCGCAAGAAAGTTTGGCCACTTTGATGACTGGCATGTTGGCCCAGACAGGCTCTCTGAGCCAGCCGCTGCTCATACCCATCAGTATGGCGGGCTCCATCGGTGGCCAGGGGGGTCTAGCTGTTCTCACCCTGCCTACTACTAATGTGGCCACACTGTCTGGACTTGCAGCCGCCGCCACACAGCCCACAAACCTCCTTAAGTTGCCCTTTGCTGGCCTTCAAG CTGCGACGGTTCTAAATTCGGTTCAACCTCAGCTACAACCTCCAGCAAGTTCCATACAGCCGGTGCAGACAGCCTTGCAGCAACCTTGCAGCGGCTTGACGTCTCCGTCGACACCAGCCGCTATCATCTCTGCTGCTCAAGAGGCAGTCGCTCAAGCCACCCCAGCAGCAATCATGGCCGCCCAGTCCAACATATCGGTGGCTGCGTTGCAGACGGCAGGACTCTCCATCAATCCTGCGCTT ATCAATGCTGCATCGCTGGGAGCGCAGACCCAGTTTCTCAGTTCCCTCACCTCCAGTCCCATTATCACTAACGCCATGTCCAACATGGCAGGCATCACGAGTCAGATCCTGACAACCACACAGGGACAG GTGATAGGAACCCTTCCTTTGTTGGTGAACCCAGCCTCCCTGGCTGCGGGGGCTGCCACTCCGACCCTCCCTCTCCAGGGTCTTCAGCTCCAGACGGTCACCCCGCAGTTGCTCCTGAACACGCAGGGCCAGATTTTCGCTGCGGTCGGGAATGGAGCCACCGCGGTCGCAGCCCCTGCTGCTGTTCTGCCCAAAGCTGCTGTCCCACCCACAACTTCCAAACCAACCTCTCAG GCGTCGGCAACAGCTGCCGCTCAGTTACCAGTGGTCATAGCCCCACAGCCGTCGGTACTCAAGAGCACCACCTCGCCATCGTCATCGCTCCCCATCACCTGCGGCGATATGGCAAAAGTGGGCCAGCTTGTCAGCA AGCCCCATCAGGCTGCCACCAGTGAGGAGGGCATCAATCTAGAAGAAATACGAGAGTTCGCCAAGAATTTCAAAATCCGTCGGCTTTCGTTGGGACTGACACAGACTCAAGTGGGACAGGCTCTGACAGCCACAGAGGGCCCAGCCTATAGCCAATCTGCCATTTGCAG GTTTGAAAAGCTGGACATCACCCCGAAGAGTGCCCAGAAGTTGAAGCCAGTGTTGGAGAAGTGGCTTGCCGAGGCCGAGCACTGGAACCAGAAGGGCCAGCAGAACCTGATGGAATTTGTGGGCGGCGAGCCGTCGAAGAAACGCAAGCGGCGCACCAGTTTCACGCCTCAAGCAATAGAAGTCCTCAACTCCTACTTTGAGAAGAACTCGCTCCCGACAGGCCAGGAGATCACGGAAATCGCAAAGGAGCTGAACTATGACCGAGAGGTGGTGCGGGTTTGGTTCTGCAACCGGCGACAGACGCTGAAAAACACGAGCAAGATTAACATTTTCCAGGTGCAGTAG
- the LOC144013656 gene encoding POU domain, class 6, transcription factor 1-like isoform X1, translating into MKSQDLPVRDAPHTVNEQVIVMSGHETIRVLEVEVDSSLSSSVPEGKKSQGKTEEGGAQPEGNNPRDDHAGPQNAGGVVAGKQQVASGAAPPPAVQTLSPTVPVSVSLQQPPAATLPVTVQGCPQVLSQESLATLMTGMLAQTGSLSQPLLIPISMAGSIGGQGGLAVLTLPTTNVATLSGLAAAATQPTNLLKLPFAGLQAATVLNSVQPQLQPPASSIQPVQTALQQPCSGLTSPSTPAAIISAAQEAVAQATPAAIMAAQSNISVAALQTAGLSINPALINAASLGAQTQFLSSLTSSPIITNAMSNMAGITSQILTTTQGQVIGTLPLLVNPASLAAGAATPTLPLQGLQLQTVTPQLLLNTQGQIFAAVGNGATAVAAPAAVLPKAAVPPTTSKPTSQASATAAAQLPVVIAPQPSVLKSTTSPSSSLPITCGDMAKVGQLVSKPHQAATSEEGINLEEIREFAKNFKIRRLSLGLTQTQVGQALTATEGPAYSQSAICRFEKLDITPKSAQKLKPVLEKWLAEAEHWNQKGQQNLMEFVGGEPSKKRKRRTSFTPQAIEVLNSYFEKNSLPTGQEITEIAKELNYDREVVRVWFCNRRQTLKNTSKINIFQVQ; encoded by the exons AAACAGAGGAGGGAGGAGCTCAACCTGAGGGTAACAACCCACGTGACGACCATGCTGGACCCCAGAACGCTGGGGGAGTTG TGGCTGGCAAGCAGCAAGTGGCATCAGGAGCGGCGCCACCCCCCGCCGTCCAAACCCTCAGTCCAACTGTGCCCGTCAGTGTCTCCTTGCAGCAGCCTCCCGCGGCCACTTTGCCCGTTACCGTGCAAGGTTGTCCGCAG GTTCTGTCGCAAGAAAGTTTGGCCACTTTGATGACTGGCATGTTGGCCCAGACAGGCTCTCTGAGCCAGCCGCTGCTCATACCCATCAGTATGGCGGGCTCCATCGGTGGCCAGGGGGGTCTAGCTGTTCTCACCCTGCCTACTACTAATGTGGCCACACTGTCTGGACTTGCAGCCGCCGCCACACAGCCCACAAACCTCCTTAAGTTGCCCTTTGCTGGCCTTCAAG CTGCGACGGTTCTAAATTCGGTTCAACCTCAGCTACAACCTCCAGCAAGTTCCATACAGCCGGTGCAGACAGCCTTGCAGCAACCTTGCAGCGGCTTGACGTCTCCGTCGACACCAGCCGCTATCATCTCTGCTGCTCAAGAGGCAGTCGCTCAAGCCACCCCAGCAGCAATCATGGCCGCCCAGTCCAACATATCGGTGGCTGCGTTGCAGACGGCAGGACTCTCCATCAATCCTGCGCTT ATCAATGCTGCATCGCTGGGAGCGCAGACCCAGTTTCTCAGTTCCCTCACCTCCAGTCCCATTATCACTAACGCCATGTCCAACATGGCAGGCATCACGAGTCAGATCCTGACAACCACACAGGGACAG GTGATAGGAACCCTTCCTTTGTTGGTGAACCCAGCCTCCCTGGCTGCGGGGGCTGCCACTCCGACCCTCCCTCTCCAGGGTCTTCAGCTCCAGACGGTCACCCCGCAGTTGCTCCTGAACACGCAGGGCCAGATTTTCGCTGCGGTCGGGAATGGAGCCACCGCGGTCGCAGCCCCTGCTGCTGTTCTGCCCAAAGCTGCTGTCCCACCCACAACTTCCAAACCAACCTCTCAG GCGTCGGCAACAGCTGCCGCTCAGTTACCAGTGGTCATAGCCCCACAGCCGTCGGTACTCAAGAGCACCACCTCGCCATCGTCATCGCTCCCCATCACCTGCGGCGATATGGCAAAAGTGGGCCAGCTTGTCAGCA AGCCCCATCAGGCTGCCACCAGTGAGGAGGGCATCAATCTAGAAGAAATACGAGAGTTCGCCAAGAATTTCAAAATCCGTCGGCTTTCGTTGGGACTGACACAGACTCAAGTGGGACAGGCTCTGACAGCCACAGAGGGCCCAGCCTATAGCCAATCTGCCATTTGCAG GTTTGAAAAGCTGGACATCACCCCGAAGAGTGCCCAGAAGTTGAAGCCAGTGTTGGAGAAGTGGCTTGCCGAGGCCGAGCACTGGAACCAGAAGGGCCAGCAGAACCTGATGGAATTTGTGGGCGGCGAGCCGTCGAAGAAACGCAAGCGGCGCACCAGTTTCACGCCTCAAGCAATAGAAGTCCTCAACTCCTACTTTGAGAAGAACTCGCTCCCGACAGGCCAGGAGATCACGGAAATCGCAAAGGAGCTGAACTATGACCGAGAGGTGGTGCGGGTTTGGTTCTGCAACCGGCGACAGACGCTGAAAAACACGAGCAAGATTAACATTTTCCAGGTGCAGTAG